The Nostoc cf. commune SO-36 genomic sequence AACCACTAACACGCGATCATTTGGATGCAATGGCACTTGCTGCTGAATTTCCAAAGCTGCTGCTATAGGTTCGGTAAATGTTGCTACTTCTGTTGGTACATTATCAGGTACTAGATGCAGATTCTCTACCGGCAAACAGAGATATTCACCAAAGGCTCCGTGGCGGTTGACAATACCCAAAACTGTGCGATTTTCGCAGTGAGTTGGTTGTCCTCTCAGACAAAATCGACAATGCCCACATACAGCATTGATTTCTCCAACTACGCGTTGGTTAACTAGGTGTTCTGGGCCTTGTTCAACGACCCCGACAAATTCATGACCTAAAATACCAGTGTAGGGATAGTAGCCTCTAAGTAGTTCCAGGTCAGTGTTGCAAATACCCGCACGCAAGACGCGTACCAAGGCTTCTCCTGGTGGCGGTTCAGGAATGGAAATATCCGTGCGTAGTTGCAATTGGTTGTTTTCAAGCCAGAGTCCTTTCATTTTTCTTGATATCCTTTGCTTTATATTTCGTCATATCATTTTTAAAAATCTTGACAGTATAATGAATTGACTATAGGGGCGTACATCTGTATACTTTTATCCACATTTAAAGCGCGTCTACCTTGAAAACCATAGTTTTTTGGAATTAGGGTAAAGCTGATAACTCAAGCTATGACCGAATAATACACTTTCTTTAAAAACTCCAGGTTTCAAAATGGATAGGGTTTATGTTTCTGTAGTAGGTATTTCTTTAATTTTGGTTACATCAATTTTGCTTAACCAAGTAACTAAGTCTTCTGAGTCAAGTGCTATCTCGCTTCCTAAGGTTTTTATATAAAGAAGTCCGTCACTAATAATTAAATCTCGGATTGGATACCATGAATCACGTCTTCTAATCAAAAGTTCCAACGGAATCCCTGGTCTTAAAGTATACTTGCGATATTTCCACCAAGCTCGCCATAGAAGTACAGATTTAGTACAGTACATCTGATAGCCTTTGGGAATTTCGCAGTATTGATACTGATAGAAACCCCGACTATCTACTTCTCCTTTGAGGAGATAACTATATTCTGCTAATGCCTGATTTATCAATTCCCACTGGGATGATTTTGGAGAAATCGAGAATTCAGATAGGGTGTTAGATAGTTGGATTGTGGCAATCACGCCTTCAGATTTTGCTGTCA encodes the following:
- a CDS encoding MDR/zinc-dependent alcohol dehydrogenase-like family protein yields the protein MKGLWLENNQLQLRTDISIPEPPPGEALVRVLRAGICNTDLELLRGYYPYTGILGHEFVGVVEQGPEHLVNQRVVGEINAVCGHCRFCLRGQPTHCENRTVLGIVNRHGAFGEYLCLPVENLHLVPDNVPTEVATFTEPIAAALEIQQQVPLHPNDRVLVVGDGKLGQLVAQTLALTGCELLAVGRHRDKLANLEARGIKTSLADAVTDGYFDLSVECTGNPEGFAIARRALRPRGTLVLKSTYAGNLSLNVSSLVVDEITLIGSRCGPFAPALQLLATGQVDVQPLIHATYPLIEGLAAFKHAQSRGVLKILLEIG